One Solanum lycopersicum chromosome 4, SLM_r2.1 DNA window includes the following coding sequences:
- the DRM7 gene encoding DNA (cytosine-5)-methyltransferase DRM2 isoform X1, protein MDNNFSGEDNDSIDWDTEDELEIQEMPDATFSSCTNLRSVGYHTVSGHREARSSSEPCQSKFIQQFIVMGFPEESIAKAIEQNGENEGLVLDALLTFKQALEDSPEEQPSTSTQMEPCITSDDSSSQYNENFLDDVSEDDSWSLDSDNCVNSAKQSYLNDDNCSLSENEKTLLFLANMGYPAEEASIAMERCGPEAPFPELIDFMCAAQMAREEDVHLPEDEKPKLNSGGYKRKMYNEVRVKKKQRAITDEETIHLPRPMIGFGVPTESLPAVVKRTLPEQAIGPPFFYYENVALAPKGVWDTMTRFLYDIEPEFVDSKYFCATARKRGYIHNLPIEDRFPLLPLPPRTIHEAFPLTKKWWPSWDTRTKLNCLQTSIGSARLADRIRKAMKAMENFDSEPPLMVQKYVLDECRKWNLLWVGRNKVSPLETDEFEMLMGFPRNHTRGGGISRTDRYKSLGNSFQVDTVAYHLSVLKDLYPNGINVLSLFSGIGGAEVALYRLGIPLNNVVAVEISEVNRNILRSWWEQTNQKGNLIDFHDIQQLNGDVLEQMIDSIGGFDLVIGGSPCNNLTGSNRVTRDGLEGKDSSLFYDYVRVVDLVKSIMSNRRV, encoded by the exons ATG GATAACAACTTTTCTGGAGAAGACAATGACAGCATTGACTGGGATACTGAAGATGAATTAGAAATACAAGAAATGCCGGATGCAACATTTTCCTCGTGCACCAATTTAAGAAGTGTTGGATATCATACCGTTAGTGGTCATAGGGAG GCAAGATCATCATCAGAACCATGTCAATCTAAGTTCATTCAACAATTTATCGTGATGGGATTTCCTGAAGAGTCTATTGCAAAAGCGATAGAGCAAAATG GAGAAAATGAAGGTTTGGTGCTAGATGCTCTTTTGACATTCAAG CAGGCACTTGAAGATTCTCCTGAAGAACAGCCGAGTACGAGCACTCAGATGGAACCCTGCATTACTTCTGATGATAGCTCTTCCCAGTACAACGAAAACTTTTTGGATGATGTTTCTGAAGATGATAGCTGGTCCTTGGACTCGGACAATTGTGTA AATTCTGCTAAACAGAGCTACTTGAATGACGACAACTGTTCTTTGTCTGAAAACGAGAAGACATTATTATTCCTAGCAAATATGGGATACCCTGCGGAGGAGGCTTCCATCGCAATGGAGAGATGTG GTCCAGAAGCACCGTTTCCGGAGTTGATAGATTtcatgtgtgctgctcaaatGGCAAGAGAAGAAGACGTCCATCTGCCCGAAGATGAAAAG CCAAAACTAAATAGTGGTGGATACAAAAGGAAGATGTATAATGAAGTTCGCGTAAAGAAAAAGCAAAGGGCGATAACTGATGAAGAGACAATTCATTTGCCCAGACCTATGATTGGATTCGGGGTTCCTACGGAATCCTTACCAGCTGTTGTGAAAAGAACTCTGCCAGAGCAAGCTATTGGCCCCCCTTTTTTCTATTATGAAAATGTTGCTCTTGCTCCGAAGGGTGTGTGGGACACTATGACAAGATTCCTTTACGATATTGAGCCCGAGTTTGTTGACTCGAAATATTTTTGCGCTACCGCAAGGAAAAGAGGATATATTCATAATCTACCAATTGAAGATAGATTTCCTTTACTTCCACTTCCTCCACGTACCATTCACGAGGCGTTTCCTCTAACGAAGAAATGGTGGCCATCTTGGGATACACGAACAAAGTTAAATTGCTTACAAACATCTATTGGGAGTGCAAGGTTAGCTGATAGAATTAGGAAAGCTATGAAAGCGATGGAGAACTTCGATAGTGAGCCACCGTTGATGGTGCAAAAGTATGTTCTAGACGAATGCCGGAAATGGAATTTGCTGTGGGTTGGTAGAAATAAAGTCTCTCCTTTGGAGACTGATGAATTTGAAATGCTAATGGGATTTCCACGGAATCATACCCGTGGAGGAGGTATAAGTAGGACCGATAGATACAAGTCGCTTGGTAACTCGTTCCAG GTCGACACAGTGGCATACCATTTATCGGTGTTGAAAGACTTGTATCCAAATGGTATAAATGTTTTATCACTATTTTCTGGAATTGGCGGTGCTGAAGTTGCTCTGTATCGTCTCGGTATTCCATTGAACAATGTGGTTGCCGTAGAGATATCTGAAGTTAACAGGAATATTCTGAGAAGCTGGTGGGAGCAAACAAATCAAAAGGGGAATCTTATAGATTTCCATGATATCCAGCAGCTGAACGGAGACGTCTTGGAGCAAATGATCGATTCAATTGGAGGATTTGATTTAGTAATTGGCGGAAGCCCCTGCAACAACCTCACTGGAAGTAACAGGGTGACTAGAGACGGACTCGAAGGTAAAGATTCTTCTCTATTTTATGACTATGTTCGGGTAGTGGACTTGGTCAAATCCATTATGTCTAATCGTAGAGTGTGA
- the DRM7 gene encoding DNA (cytosine-5)-methyltransferase DRM2 isoform X2, giving the protein MDNNFSGEDNDSIDWDTEDELEIQEMPDATFSSCTNLRSVGYHTVSGHREARSSSEPCQSKFIQQFIVMGFPEESIAKAIEQNGENEGLVLDALLTFKALEDSPEEQPSTSTQMEPCITSDDSSSQYNENFLDDVSEDDSWSLDSDNCVNSAKQSYLNDDNCSLSENEKTLLFLANMGYPAEEASIAMERCGPEAPFPELIDFMCAAQMAREEDVHLPEDEKPKLNSGGYKRKMYNEVRVKKKQRAITDEETIHLPRPMIGFGVPTESLPAVVKRTLPEQAIGPPFFYYENVALAPKGVWDTMTRFLYDIEPEFVDSKYFCATARKRGYIHNLPIEDRFPLLPLPPRTIHEAFPLTKKWWPSWDTRTKLNCLQTSIGSARLADRIRKAMKAMENFDSEPPLMVQKYVLDECRKWNLLWVGRNKVSPLETDEFEMLMGFPRNHTRGGGISRTDRYKSLGNSFQVDTVAYHLSVLKDLYPNGINVLSLFSGIGGAEVALYRLGIPLNNVVAVEISEVNRNILRSWWEQTNQKGNLIDFHDIQQLNGDVLEQMIDSIGGFDLVIGGSPCNNLTGSNRVTRDGLEGKDSSLFYDYVRVVDLVKSIMSNRRV; this is encoded by the exons ATG GATAACAACTTTTCTGGAGAAGACAATGACAGCATTGACTGGGATACTGAAGATGAATTAGAAATACAAGAAATGCCGGATGCAACATTTTCCTCGTGCACCAATTTAAGAAGTGTTGGATATCATACCGTTAGTGGTCATAGGGAG GCAAGATCATCATCAGAACCATGTCAATCTAAGTTCATTCAACAATTTATCGTGATGGGATTTCCTGAAGAGTCTATTGCAAAAGCGATAGAGCAAAATG GAGAAAATGAAGGTTTGGTGCTAGATGCTCTTTTGACATTCAAG GCACTTGAAGATTCTCCTGAAGAACAGCCGAGTACGAGCACTCAGATGGAACCCTGCATTACTTCTGATGATAGCTCTTCCCAGTACAACGAAAACTTTTTGGATGATGTTTCTGAAGATGATAGCTGGTCCTTGGACTCGGACAATTGTGTA AATTCTGCTAAACAGAGCTACTTGAATGACGACAACTGTTCTTTGTCTGAAAACGAGAAGACATTATTATTCCTAGCAAATATGGGATACCCTGCGGAGGAGGCTTCCATCGCAATGGAGAGATGTG GTCCAGAAGCACCGTTTCCGGAGTTGATAGATTtcatgtgtgctgctcaaatGGCAAGAGAAGAAGACGTCCATCTGCCCGAAGATGAAAAG CCAAAACTAAATAGTGGTGGATACAAAAGGAAGATGTATAATGAAGTTCGCGTAAAGAAAAAGCAAAGGGCGATAACTGATGAAGAGACAATTCATTTGCCCAGACCTATGATTGGATTCGGGGTTCCTACGGAATCCTTACCAGCTGTTGTGAAAAGAACTCTGCCAGAGCAAGCTATTGGCCCCCCTTTTTTCTATTATGAAAATGTTGCTCTTGCTCCGAAGGGTGTGTGGGACACTATGACAAGATTCCTTTACGATATTGAGCCCGAGTTTGTTGACTCGAAATATTTTTGCGCTACCGCAAGGAAAAGAGGATATATTCATAATCTACCAATTGAAGATAGATTTCCTTTACTTCCACTTCCTCCACGTACCATTCACGAGGCGTTTCCTCTAACGAAGAAATGGTGGCCATCTTGGGATACACGAACAAAGTTAAATTGCTTACAAACATCTATTGGGAGTGCAAGGTTAGCTGATAGAATTAGGAAAGCTATGAAAGCGATGGAGAACTTCGATAGTGAGCCACCGTTGATGGTGCAAAAGTATGTTCTAGACGAATGCCGGAAATGGAATTTGCTGTGGGTTGGTAGAAATAAAGTCTCTCCTTTGGAGACTGATGAATTTGAAATGCTAATGGGATTTCCACGGAATCATACCCGTGGAGGAGGTATAAGTAGGACCGATAGATACAAGTCGCTTGGTAACTCGTTCCAG GTCGACACAGTGGCATACCATTTATCGGTGTTGAAAGACTTGTATCCAAATGGTATAAATGTTTTATCACTATTTTCTGGAATTGGCGGTGCTGAAGTTGCTCTGTATCGTCTCGGTATTCCATTGAACAATGTGGTTGCCGTAGAGATATCTGAAGTTAACAGGAATATTCTGAGAAGCTGGTGGGAGCAAACAAATCAAAAGGGGAATCTTATAGATTTCCATGATATCCAGCAGCTGAACGGAGACGTCTTGGAGCAAATGATCGATTCAATTGGAGGATTTGATTTAGTAATTGGCGGAAGCCCCTGCAACAACCTCACTGGAAGTAACAGGGTGACTAGAGACGGACTCGAAGGTAAAGATTCTTCTCTATTTTATGACTATGTTCGGGTAGTGGACTTGGTCAAATCCATTATGTCTAATCGTAGAGTGTGA
- the LOC101245051 gene encoding uncharacterized protein has protein sequence MSKPNARRYAIEKHNKEEESIISNNYGNNLFYLSKHLKRVYPIELHKTFINDFSSPLDHKKREILDKNIVVPQVIPCPNEKELMRCSWITNTTDKVYVQFHDECWGVPVYDDHQLFELLSLAGLLMDFNWTEILKIREQIREAFVGFNAKQVAEMGEKDINELVSNVSLMLAENRARSIVNNAKCIVKIGEEFGSLSCYMWNHMNYKAIINRFKNARNVPLRSPKAEAISKDLVKRGLRHVGPVVINSFMQAAGMTNDHLIYCFRHKQCVNLAERPWRHV, from the exons ATGTCTAAGCCAAATGCAAGAAGATATGCAATAGAGAAACACAATAAAGAGGAGGAGTCTATAATTAGCAATAATTATGGGAATAACTTGTTTTATTTATCCAAACATTTGAAAAGAGTTTACCCAATAGAGCTTCACAAAacttttataaatgatttttcttctccattggatcataaaaaaagagaaattttagacaaaaatattgttgttccACAAGTTATTCCATGTCCTAATGAGAAAGAGCTTATGAGGTGTAGCTGGATAACTAATACCACAG ATAAGGTTTATGTGCAATTCCATGATGAATGCTGGGGTGTTCCAGTTTATGATGACCA TCAATTGTTTGAGCTACTTTCTTTGGCTGGCTTGTTGATGGATTTCAACTGGACTGAAATTTTAAAGATAAGGGAACAAATAAG AGAAGCCTTTGTTGGATTCAATGCAAAGCAAGTGGCTGAAATGGGAGAGAAAGATATTAATGAATTGGTGTCCAATGTGTCCCTCATGTTGGCTGAAAATAGAGCTAGATCAATAGTTAACAACGCCAAATGCATAGTCAAG ATTGGAGAGGAATTTGGATCTTTGAGTTGCTACATGTGGAACCATATGAATTATAAAGCAATAATTAACAGATTTAAAAATGCAAGGAATGTACCATTAAGAAGTCCAAAAGCAGAAGCAATTAGCAAAGATTTAGTGAAGAGGGGATTAAGACATGTTGGTCCAGTTGTTATCAATTCATTCATGCAAGCTGCTGGAATGACTAATGATCATTTGATTTATTGTTTTAGGCATAAACAATGTGTTAATCTTGCTGAAAGACCTTGGAGGCATGTTTAA